ATCTCGTAATTACACGCTTCCTTGAAGACTCCCTTTACAAAATCAAGCTCCTTAATCTTTTCTTCCGGCAAATTCTTTAAAATTTCCCTTTTTTCGTACAAATCCTTTATCCTGTAATCCTGCAGTTCCCTGTAGGTTAATTCCGCTTCCCTTATTAAATCCCTAATCTTACCGCTCAAAAACTCCCTCGTGGTTTGGAAAATTAAGAAAGCCGAGAAAATGTTCAAAATAAATAAGGGAACGAATATGTAAAAGATTAGTACGTTTACGAGTTTTCTCCTGAGTCTGTGCTTTGCTTTGCCTAGGTAAACCTTTATTAACTTCCTGAAAATTACCGCGGAAATTATGAGTAAGAAAAGCAGGTCAACGTTTATCGCTATTAGTATGAAGGGATAATTTGCATCGGGAAGTTTTTTTAAGTTTAAGAAGAATCCTATATTTACTCCGATAAGGATAATTAAAGCGAGGAAAAGTAGGAGTTTATTCACCCTTTTCTTTTATGTGCTGGTGTTTTACTATTTCGCCCTCGGACAGGTATATAGCAGCTTCCGCGACGTTTTCCGCGTGATCCGCTATCCTCTCGTAATGCCTTGCAACGAAAGAGAGGTGCATAGCTCTCTTTATGTTTCTCGGGTCCTCTAAAACGTAAGTCATGAGTTCACGTTCGAGCTGGTGGTAGAGTTCGTCCACAGTATCGTCCTTCTCTATTACTTTTTTTGCGAGAAGTGTGTCTTGCTGTATGAAGGAAATTACGCTGTCGTTTACCATTTCCTTTACTATTTCGGACATGAAGTTTATGTTCACGTAAGGTTTTAGAGGGGGTTCTTCTGCCAGAAGGATTGCCCTTTCGGCTATGTTTTCCGCCTCATCTCCCATTCTCTCAAGGTCGGAAACTATCTTGTATATCCCCATTATCATCCTGAGGTCTCCGGCTTCGGGCTGGTACAGGGCTATCATCCTTATACACCTTCTCTCTATGTCAACCTCAAGGAGGTCTATCGTGTCATCACCCTTTATCACTTCTTCCGCCAGTTCCACGTTTTGTTTGTTCAGGGCTTCCGTGGCTTTGTCTATGGCCTCCTGGACGAGTTTTGCCATTTTTATTACCTGTTCCTTTGTCTCTTCAAGTTCTTTGAAGAGTTTCATAATAGTATTAATATATGTTGGAAAAGGTTAAGAAAATATTTAGGGAAAGTGCGGAGGTAAAACTCGCCTTCGTGGAGCTCTACGCCCAGCAAATTGTAGACGTTGCGGGAATAATAGCGACCGCCCTGAAAGACGGAAATAAAGTTCTCCTCTTCGGAAACGGAGGCAGTGCCGCGGACGCCCAGCACATAGCGGCGGAACTAGTGGGAAGGTTCAAAAAGGAGAGGAGACCGCTTCCCGCCATAGCACTCACCACGGACACGTCTATCCTCACAGCTCTCGGGAACGATTACGGCTTTGAGACGATATTTGAAAGACAGGTGGAAGCCCTGTGTATGCCCGGAGACGTGGCTATAGGGATAACGACTTCCGGGAACTCTGAAAACGTTATAAGGGGTTTAAAAAAAGCCCACGACCTCGGAGCAACCACGATAGCCTTCACGGGAAGGAACGGCGGAAAAGTAGCCCAGATAGCCCACTACACATTCATAGTTCCCTCTTACGAGACTCAGAGGATTCAGGAGTGTCACATAACCCTCGGACACGTTCTCTGTGAACTCGTTGAAGAGATGGTATGCGAAAGGTCCTAGTCTTTTTAAAGAATTCCAAAAAGGCATTTGAGACTTTTAAAAGAGTTGAAAGAGTTTTAAAAGATTTAAACCTCAGCTACAAAAAGTTTATAAACAGGAAGGAACTTTTTAAAGTTTTAAAACCTAAGGATTATGAACTCTTTCTCGTTATAGGGGGAGATGGTACATTCTTGAGTGCCGCTCGCATCGCTTCGCGTTTCGGTGTTCCCCTTGTTGGTGTAAACGAAGGGAGGTTCGGTTTTCTCACAGAAATAAAGAAGGAAGAAATAAAAAAAGTTCTGCCGCTGGTACTGGAAGGAAGGGCGAAACTTCAGGAGAGGTTGATGATAGACGTTTACCTGAGGAGCAGAAACAGGTTGAGGTATCTCGGGAATTACCTGAACGACGCCGTGATTTCAAAGAGCAGTATAGCGAGGATAATAAGGACTAAGGTGTTTATAAATGGGGAGGAAGTTCTGGAGGTCTTCGGAGACGGTGTTATCCTTTCCACACCTACGGGTTCAACCGCCTACGCACTTTCCGCGGGAGGACCGATTGTTTACCCCGAATCTCAGAACTTACTCTTCGTTCCCATATGCCCCCATACGCTTTCAAACAGACCCCTCGTTCTTCCCTCTAAATTTGAAGTCAAGTTCAAAGTGGTTTCGGAAAATATGGAAGCCTTCTTGACCTTGGACGGTCAGGAGGGATTTCATCTAAAGAAGGGGGACGAGGTAATCGTTAAGCGTTCAAGGTACGTTTGCAGGATGTACTCCCATCCCCGTAAGTCCTTTTTCGGGATACTGAAAGAGAAGTTAAGATGGGGTTGATAGCTTTTTAGACTTCCTGAGGTCGGAACCCTTTATAACGAGCAACTCGTTCATCTCGTAAATTTTTGAAACTACGTTTTCTCCGAGTCTGCTTGCAAGATCCGCACTTATCCTCACGCTACTCTCTTCTTCCCTCTGGAGTGAGTAATTCGTGGTTATTATCGTGCTCTTAAGGTTGTTATACCTGTAAGTGATTATGTAAGAGATGAGTTCCCTCTGCCAGTCACTGAGCCTCTCAGAACCGAGGTCGTCGAGAACCAAAACCGGTGAGTTTAAGACAGTTTTTAAAAACTTTGTATCCTTTCCCTCGTCCATTAAGTGTTTTAACCTGAATATTAGATCCTTCGTATCGAAGAAGTATCCTCTGATTCCCTTCTTCTCATAAATCGCTTTTAATGTTGCAACCGCAAGGTGAGTTTTGCCGACTCCAGGAGATCCTACAAAGGTAAGCCCTTTCCCTTCCTCGGGATTGAAGTTGTGGACGAAGACCCTTATCGTCAAAAGTGCCCTGTTCTGGGATACGTTCTTGGGGTGGTAAGTGTCTAAGTTGGCGTTCCAGTACCTCTTTGGGATGTTTAGTTCCCTGTTTACATCCCTTTTCTTGAACCTGCATTCGCAGAGCCTTACCTTGTTGTCTTCGGTCTTTACGAATCCCGTCCCCTGACAAATACTGCAGGTAGCGGTATCTTGCATACTTTTAAATATCTGGTTTCGTAAGTTATTTTTCAATCGTTACTTTTCCTCCCTTTCATAAACTCAACGAGTTCCAAGGGAAAGGGGAATATAACGGTCTTCGCGTTGTGTAGTCCTATAGTGTGTAGAGTTTCCAAGTACCTCAGTTGTATGGCTATCGGTTCCTGAGCTAGAATTCTCGCAGCTTCAAGGAGTTTTTGTGCAGCCTGGTATTCCGCCTCAGCGCTTATTATCTTAGCCCTCCTTTCCCTTTCCGCCTCAGCCTGCCTTGCAAGAGCCTTTCTCAGTTCTTCTGGAAGGTCTATTTTCTTGAGTTCAACCGCTATAACCTTCACACCCCATGGATCCGTTTGCCTGTCTATAATTTCTTGAAGTTTCATATTTATCTTTTCCCTTTGAGACAGGAGTTCGTCCAGCTCCGCCTCACCGCAGACACTCCTCAAAGTCGTCTGGGCGATCTGGGAAGTTGCGTAAAAGTAGTCTTCCACCTCGACAATAGCTTTTACAGGGTCAACAACCCTGAAGTAAACGACCGCGTCCACCTGAACGGTTACGTTGTCCTTCGTTATAACGTCCTGAGTGGGAACGTCCAGAGTTACCGTCCTCAGGGAAACCCTCACTATTCTATCTATAATCGGTATAACTATTATGAGACCGGGACCTTTAGCCCCTATTACCCTTCCGAGACGAAACACAACTGCCCTTTCGTACTCGGGAATTACTTTGATTGCTGAAGCCAAAAACAGCAGGACTAAGATCGCTATGAATATCGGCGGAAGAGGCAAAAATTCCATAATAGTATTTAGATTAATTCAAGAATGTAAAAAGCCAAGGTTAAACACGTTATAAATATAACGAGCCCGTAAGCTTTGTAGAGCCAGACGTTAGTTCTATAAAAGCCCCTGTCTATTTGGCTTATGGTCCTGTAGAAGTTTGCGGTACCGAGCACGAGTGTTAAAACTCCTATACCGATAATGAAAGCACCTATGCTGAAGAGCTTTTCGTGGTGAACTCTTGTACTTATGTGAAGTATTCTGTCGAGCTGAACGAGGAAAAATTCAAACTTCTCTATAACGAAACCGAAAACAGTTATAGCTATAGCCGTTCTTATCCACGCGAGGAACGTCCTTTCGGCAGCCATGTAGATACGGGGGTCAACAACTTCCTTTGCGTCAACCTGTTCACCGCACTTTAAATAACTCATCGTTTTGTAGAAACTGAAGAGTCCTACAGCGGCTACTAAAGTAGCTATAACCGCAAGAGCTCCTGCTCCTGTTCTCAAGAATTCCGCTATATCACCCTTATTCATCATCTTCGCCACCCACTCAATCTTTGTTAGTCCAAGAGCAAAACTGATAACCAGAATTGAAAAACGCAGTTGACTGAGGTAAGTCCTTTCCGTGGACATAAAAAGCCTTGGTTCCTGAAGGGGAGGTAATTTCTTATAAATGTCCACAAAAACTTAATTATATCTTAAAATTTTTAAGTTATGAAGAGAATGGCGGGAGTCCTCGGAGTAGTTCTCGGAGTCTTTGCCCTTTTCGGAAGCGGGAAGAGCGTAGATTACGGAGACTGGTGTCCCAAAGGAAAAAGCCTCGGGAAAGACATTTACGTTGAAGGTATAGTTGACTACGAAGGTAAGAACTGGTGTAAAGTTGTAGTAAGAACACCTTACTCAGTCACCGAAGTTTATTACACACCCGATGGCTCCGGAGAGAAGGTTGTAAAGTACAAGAACGGAAAAAAGATGGCTGAGATAGAGCTCGTGGAAAATCAGGTTTACCTGAGACTTTACGACAAAAATGGAAAAGTTGTTGAGGAGATAAAGTCGAGGGAAGAGTTTTAGAATGTAAATTATGATAAAGGTTCTATCACCCGCGAAGATAAACTTGGGGCTGTGGGTTCTGGGGAGGCTACCGAGTGGTTACCACGAGATACTTACCCTCTACCAGGAAATCCCCTTTTACGATGAGATTTACATAAGGGAGGGAGTGCTCAGGGTAGAGACGAATATAGGCATTCCTCAGGAGGAGAACTTAGTTTACAAAGGATTGAGGGAATTTGAAAGGATAACAGGGATTGAAATTAATTACTCTATCTTTATTCAGAAGAATATACCACCCGGTGCGGGACTCGGAGGAGGAAGCTCAAATCTGGCGGTAGTTCTAAAAAAGGTAAACGAACTCTTAGGATCTCCCTTATCTGAGGAAGAACTGAGGGAACTTGTAGGCAGTATTTCCGCAGACGCTCCCTTTTTCCTTCTCGGAAAGAGCGCTATCGGAAGGGGAAAAGGGGAAGTTCTTGAACCCGTGGAAACTGAAATTTCGGGTAAAATCACACTAGTAATCCCTCAAGTCTCTTCAAGCACGGGAAGGGTTTACTCTTCCTTGAGGGAAGAACACTTCGTTACACCAGAGTACGCGGAAGAAAAAATTCAAAGAATCATCTCGGGAGAGGTTGAGGAAATAGAAAACGTCCTCGGAGATATAGCGAGGGAACTTTACCCGGAAATAAACGAGGTTTACAGGTTTGTTGAGTATTTGGGATTCAAGCCTTTTGTGAGCGGGAGCGGTTCAACGGTTTACTTCTTCGGAGGGGCATCGGAAGAGTTAAAAAAAGCTGCAAAGATGAGGGGCTGGAAAGTTGTAGAGCTAGAACTCTAAACCTTTGATAAGATAACTCTAAAGGAGGAGATTATGGAAGAACAAAGATTTGTAGCAGTTCCTTTTGCGCTGGTGGGCTTTTTCGTAACAGACAGGGACGTTGAAGAGAGCATAAGGACGGACATGACTCCCGAGGAACTGGAAAAGCTTCAGGAACTCCTCGCAAGGTTCTTGTTTAAGGAAGGCGTCAGAGTGGCTATTTACCCTTCGGTGGTACCCCCTGAGCAAGCCTCAGAAGCCGTTAAGGAACTTGAACAATTAATCTTCGGTGAGGAAGAGGGAGAAAAATGAGCGTCAGGGTGGTAGTTTGTGGTGCCCTCGGTAGGATGGGAAGGAGGATAATAGAACTTGCACTTCAGGATAAAGATGTGGAAGTAGTCGGAGGAGTTGAACATCCGGACTGCGTACCTTCAATAGATCTGGGAGAAGCCCTTGGAAAGGAAGAACTGAAAGGAAAACCTCTAACGAGCAGACTCGAAGAACTCCTTCCCTACACGGATGTGGTTATAGAGTTTTCGGGAAATCCCACCGCGGCTGTAGGGCACGCGGAGTTAACCACCCTTGAAAAGAAGGCGATAGTTATAGGAACTACTGGATTTACGAAACAGGAAATTGAACAGATAAAGGAGTTTTCAAAAAACGCTCCCGTTTTACTCTCACCCAATATGAGTTTGGGAGTAAACCTCCTCTTCAAACTCGCAGAAATCGCTGCAAAGGTTTTGAAAGACAAAAACTTTGACGCGGAAATAATGGAAATACACCACAGGTTTAAGAAGGACGCTCCGAGCGGAACGGCTATGAAACTCGCCGAAATACTCTCCGAAACTCTTGAGAAGAAGAACTTGGTTTTCGGTAGAAAGGGAGAAGCTCCCAGAAAAGAGGACGAGATAGGCGTTATGGCTCTAAGGGGTGGAGACGTGGTAGGAGATCACACCGTTTACTTCTTAGGATTTGGTGAGAGGATAGAGCTCACCCACAGGGCGACGTCCAGAGATACCTTTGCAAAAGGTGCCGTTGAAGCGGCAAAGTGGATTAAGGGGAAAGAACCCGGATTTTACACGATGTTTGACGTGCTCGGGCTCTGAGCCCTCTTTATATGCTTCACGTAAACGAGAACACCTTTACTTATGTTGTACAAAAAGTAAAGAGAACTTATAAGGAAGAAAGTGGGAGGGAGAAAGTAAAGCTTAAAAATCAAAAAGATTAAGGAGAATATAGAAATTATGTGAAGGTAAAAGTTATTCCACATCTTTTTCTGAGGGATTACCTCAAACATCGTGGGGGCTTTGGGTACGCCTTTTGTAGAAAGGTGCATCCACACCAGAAATGGGATAATCCTGTACATCATTGCCATAATAACGCTTAAAACAAACATTCCAAAGGAAATTAGGAAAAGGTAGAAGAGATTTTCTCTGAACGGGAATAAAACACACGAAATTATCAAAAAGGTCATAGATACGTACCAGAGACTGATGAGCGGGTCCTTTATCTTTCTCTTTCTCCGGAGGAGTAGTTTAATCGTAAAGAAGGCGTAAATTGTAAAAATCAGAGATATAAAAACGTCTATTAAGGAAAAGTTAGGTAAAAATACTTTCAAAACCAGTAAAGTAAAAACTGTTTTGGGAAGGTAAGAGGATATAAACTTGGGATAAGGTGGGGTTACGAAAAACATTTCTATAACTTGAAAGGAAACGCTTGCAACTAGAGTTGCAGTCCATCCAAAGAGCATAAAACTCATGTGAAGGTCAAATAAATACTTGTGGTTTAAGTTTATAAAACCGAATAAATTCAGCACTAAGAACGTTGCAAGAATAATGCCTGCTGTGAAGGAGCCAAGGGCAAACCTGAAGCCTCTCGGAGCATCTCTTAAGTTCTTTATCCTTAAAAGTTTATATAGCATAAGGGAAGATATGTAGAGGAGGGAAATGAGTAAAAAGAAAAGTCCGAGAAGAGCAACTTTATTGAAAGAATAAAGACCGTAAACCAGAAATAAGGTTCCGAGGGTGAGCCCGATGTGTACAAAGGTTGCCTTTTTCAGGGGATCTTCTATTACCGCACCCGCCACCACGGGAAGCATCTGAAAGAGAGCTCCTATCATTGTGCTCGCCATGAATCCTAGGGTGAACACGTGAACGGAAGGAGTTAAGTAAAACTCCTTGTTAAAAGCCTGATAAAGCAGAAACAGGAATTCTAAGTTCAGAAAAATCAAAGCAGTTATGAAGAACCTCGCGATTATGCTGAAAGGGGGCAGGTAAAGAAGGTTTAGTCCTCCCGGGCTCATACTTCTCCAAGCTCTGCCATTTTACTGACCATCTTTTCCGCGTTGAGGTTCTGATCGGACATGGGGTAGAGTATCTGTTCCTCCTTCATGTTGTGTTGCTGGATAAGTATCATCAAAGACTCACCGAGGGAGAGGAATTCATCCTTGTTCTTTTCCTCCAGAGCCTTTTCCATCCTCTCGAGCAGTTCCCTTGCCTGATCGTGCTCCATCCTCATTACCTGAGTTGGGCCCATCACTATACCTGTTCTTTGTTCAAACTCGGGAAATAAAACTTCCTCTTCCTTTTTAAAGTGAAGTAAGGTTTTTTCCTTGAACTCTTTAAAGAGTTCCTTTGCCTTTTCCCAGTTTCCTTCGTTTACAGCCTTTTCCACTTCCGCGTAAATCTGGTCGCACTTCCTGTGTTCTTCCGTGAGGTACTGAGTTATACTCATTTTGCACCTCCGTGAGTAAGTATTCATTTATTAATATACATCTAAAAAGAAGATTTAAAAGGTTAGAATATTTATCCATGGAAAAGACGGTAACCTTTCTACTCAATCCTCTCAAAAACAACAAGGTATGGGCTGTACTGATGCCGGACGGTGAGCTAATGGACGATATAGTTTCGGTAAAAAGGGCTCAAACGTGTATGGAAGAAAACGAACAGATCTGGGTAAACCCCTTCGGCGGTGCCTACATGTGGGACACGAAAGTGAGCGAACCCTACGAAGCCGAGTTCGTTTTATTCAAAAAAGAAGCCGTTCAATACATGTGCATCTTCAACTTGCACGAGGCTGACCTTCAGTACATAGATTACTCACCTATAAGCGGTGAACTTCTGTTTGATGAGGAAGAGTTAAAGAAGAAGTTGGACGAGAAAACGCTTAATGAGTTCAAGATATTTATGAACGAACTCTGGGGCTACATAAAGGAAGTCTCTTAATCCTCACTCTCTATCACTATTTCGTCGCAGTCTTCTTTTTCTATTACCAACTGACAGGTGAGTCTCTGGTCTTCGTCTACCGCCCCCACTCTCCAGAGGGTTTCCTCTTCTTCCTCCGAAGGCTCGTTTAAACACTCCATTCCCTTTATAACCCTTGCAACGCAAACACCGCACTGACCGTCCGTACAACCGAACTCTATGCCTGCCTTTTCAATTTCGTGACTGAGCTCACCGAACCTCACACCTTTGGGTATGTCAAACTCTTTTCCGTTGATAATTACCTTCATACTCAAGTATTCTAAGCAAAAGCTTTATAACGTTCACTGATTTTCGTTCATCATTCTAGCAGGGCTTCCACGTAGGCGTCAGCGTCAAAGGGCTGAAGATCGTCAATCCCCTCACCAACACCGACGAGCTTTATTGGGATTTTGAGCTCCCTGCAAATTGCCACTACAGCACCGCCTTTTGCACTCCCGTCTAGCTTGGTGACCACTATTCCCGTTATGTCAACAGCTTCCTTAAAGACTTTCGCCTGTTGAATTGCGTTCTGTCCCGTAGTTGCGTCTATAACGAGCAGGGTCTCGGAAGGCTCCTCTTTGTCAAACTTCTGTATTACTTTCTTTATCTTCCTGAGTTCGTTAATTAAAGGCTCTTTTGTGTGGAGTCTTCCCGCGGTGTCCACGAGAACCACCTCGTAGCCTTCTTCTTTCGCCTTTTTCATACCTTCGTAAACCACAGCTCCAGGATCGGAACCCTCTTCCTTCTTTACTATGTCCACTCCTGCCCTCTTCGCCCAGACTTCTAGCTGTTCTATAGCCGCCGCCCTGAAGGTGTCTCCCGCAACGAGGAGGACTTTTTTACCTTTCTGTTTTAATTGATGGGCAAGTTTCCCTATTGTCGTGGTTTTACCCGAGCCGTTCACTCCCACGAAGAGTAAAACCGCCCCTACCTTTTCGGGTATTTTTAACTCTCCCTGACAGTTTTTCAGGAGTTCCTTTAACTCCTTTTTGAGGAGCTCTTTTATCTTTTCCCCTTCTTTTATATTCTTCCTTATGGCTTCCTTTCTGAGTTTTTCTGTTAATTCTACCGCTGTTTTCACGCCTACGTCCGCTTTGACGAGCATTTCTTCAAGCTCTTCAAAGAACTCCTCGTCTACTTTCCTTCCCCTGAAGAGAACTCCAAACTCTACCGCTTCCTTCGTCTTCTGGAGACCTCTCCTTAACTTGTCAAGTATTGATTCCTTCTTTTCTTCTATGAGACCGAGTTCCTTTTTAAGCTGTGTTATGAAGTTTTCAAGTTCCTCCTTTTTCTCGTAGGGAACTAGCTTTTCCGCTCTCTGGGCGTACTCAAGGGCTTTATCTGGTTTTTCTAGCTGGTGGTAAATCTTTGCCACGTTGTAAAGACTCTCAAAGTCTCCAACCTTTAAAAATTCTTCTATCGCCTTCTGGTACTCACCTACCGCTTGATAAACCTTTGCCCTTTCCTTTGCCTTTCCAATTTTGTCTCCGTACTTTTTGAGAAGGGGGTAAGCCTGTACGAGTTTCCCCTCCTGAACGTAAAGTTCAAAGAGAAGTTCCGCAAGGTCCTCTCTCTGGGAAGCGTACTTCTTTAAAATCTTCTCCGCTTTTTCTTTCTTTCCCTGTTTTATGAGTTCGAGGATTGCGTTTTTATCCCCTTTTTCCGCCTTTTTCTCTACGTCTGACTTTCTCCAGAAGAAAACCATACTGTATTAATTTAAACAAAGATTTTAAGTCGCTTAACGCCTTTCTCTTTTCAAGTGGTAGTAGGGCTCTATAGTTTGTATCCTCGGGTCCTCCACAGCCTTTCCGAAGGTAAAGTGGTACAGATCCTGAAAGGTTTTATCGCTTATTCCAAGAACTTCGTGCATTGCGTCGTCAAAAAAGCACCCTATTCCCGTGCCGTTGAGGTTG
The genomic region above belongs to Aquifex aeolicus VF5 and contains:
- the phoU gene encoding phosphate signaling complex protein PhoU, translated to MKLFKELEETKEQVIKMAKLVQEAIDKATEALNKQNVELAEEVIKGDDTIDLLEVDIERRCIRMIALYQPEAGDLRMIMGIYKIVSDLERMGDEAENIAERAILLAEEPPLKPYVNINFMSEIVKEMVNDSVISFIQQDTLLAKKVIEKDDTVDELYHQLERELMTYVLEDPRNIKRAMHLSFVARHYERIADHAENVAEAAIYLSEGEIVKHQHIKEKGE
- a CDS encoding D-sedoheptulose 7-phosphate isomerase, which codes for MLEKVKKIFRESAEVKLAFVELYAQQIVDVAGIIATALKDGNKVLLFGNGGSAADAQHIAAELVGRFKKERRPLPAIALTTDTSILTALGNDYGFETIFERQVEALCMPGDVAIGITTSGNSENVIRGLKKAHDLGATTIAFTGRNGGKVAQIAHYTFIVPSYETQRIQECHITLGHVLCELVEEMVCERS
- a CDS encoding NAD(+)/NADH kinase; its protein translation is MRKVLVFLKNSKKAFETFKRVERVLKDLNLSYKKFINRKELFKVLKPKDYELFLVIGGDGTFLSAARIASRFGVPLVGVNEGRFGFLTEIKKEEIKKVLPLVLEGRAKLQERLMIDVYLRSRNRLRYLGNYLNDAVISKSSIARIIRTKVFINGEEVLEVFGDGVILSTPTGSTAYALSAGGPIVYPESQNLLFVPICPHTLSNRPLVLPSKFEVKFKVVSENMEAFLTLDGQEGFHLKKGDEVIVKRSRYVCRMYSHPRKSFFGILKEKLRWG
- a CDS encoding ATP-binding protein; protein product: MQDTATCSICQGTGFVKTEDNKVRLCECRFKKRDVNRELNIPKRYWNANLDTYHPKNVSQNRALLTIRVFVHNFNPEEGKGLTFVGSPGVGKTHLAVATLKAIYEKKGIRGYFFDTKDLIFRLKHLMDEGKDTKFLKTVLNSPVLVLDDLGSERLSDWQRELISYIITYRYNNLKSTIITTNYSLQREEESSVRISADLASRLGENVVSKIYEMNELLVIKGSDLRKSKKLSTPS
- a CDS encoding slipin family protein, whose translation is MEFLPLPPIFIAILVLLFLASAIKVIPEYERAVVFRLGRVIGAKGPGLIIVIPIIDRIVRVSLRTVTLDVPTQDVITKDNVTVQVDAVVYFRVVDPVKAIVEVEDYFYATSQIAQTTLRSVCGEAELDELLSQREKINMKLQEIIDRQTDPWGVKVIAVELKKIDLPEELRKALARQAEAERERRAKIISAEAEYQAAQKLLEAARILAQEPIAIQLRYLETLHTIGLHNAKTVIFPFPLELVEFMKGRKSND
- a CDS encoding DUF202 domain-containing protein encodes the protein MDIYKKLPPLQEPRLFMSTERTYLSQLRFSILVISFALGLTKIEWVAKMMNKGDIAEFLRTGAGALAVIATLVAAVGLFSFYKTMSYLKCGEQVDAKEVVDPRIYMAAERTFLAWIRTAIAITVFGFVIEKFEFFLVQLDRILHISTRVHHEKLFSIGAFIIGIGVLTLVLGTANFYRTISQIDRGFYRTNVWLYKAYGLVIFITCLTLAFYILELI
- a CDS encoding 4-(cytidine 5'-diphospho)-2-C-methyl-D-erythritol kinase is translated as MIKVLSPAKINLGLWVLGRLPSGYHEILTLYQEIPFYDEIYIREGVLRVETNIGIPQEENLVYKGLREFERITGIEINYSIFIQKNIPPGAGLGGGSSNLAVVLKKVNELLGSPLSEEELRELVGSISADAPFFLLGKSAIGRGKGEVLEPVETEISGKITLVIPQVSSSTGRVYSSLREEHFVTPEYAEEKIQRIISGEVEEIENVLGDIARELYPEINEVYRFVEYLGFKPFVSGSGSTVYFFGGASEELKKAAKMRGWKVVELEL
- the dapB gene encoding 4-hydroxy-tetrahydrodipicolinate reductase, with amino-acid sequence MSVRVVVCGALGRMGRRIIELALQDKDVEVVGGVEHPDCVPSIDLGEALGKEELKGKPLTSRLEELLPYTDVVIEFSGNPTAAVGHAELTTLEKKAIVIGTTGFTKQEIEQIKEFSKNAPVLLSPNMSLGVNLLFKLAEIAAKVLKDKNFDAEIMEIHHRFKKDAPSGTAMKLAEILSETLEKKNLVFGRKGEAPRKEDEIGVMALRGGDVVGDHTVYFLGFGERIELTHRATSRDTFAKGAVEAAKWIKGKEPGFYTMFDVLGL
- a CDS encoding hemerythrin domain-containing protein; translated protein: MSITQYLTEEHRKCDQIYAEVEKAVNEGNWEKAKELFKEFKEKTLLHFKKEEEVLFPEFEQRTGIVMGPTQVMRMEHDQARELLERMEKALEEKNKDEFLSLGESLMILIQQHNMKEEQILYPMSDQNLNAEKMVSKMAELGEV
- the fdx gene encoding ferredoxin, whose amino-acid sequence is MKVIINGKEFDIPKGVRFGELSHEIEKAGIEFGCTDGQCGVCVARVIKGMECLNEPSEEEEETLWRVGAVDEDQRLTCQLVIEKEDCDEIVIESED
- the ftsY gene encoding signal recognition particle-docking protein FtsY, which codes for MVFFWRKSDVEKKAEKGDKNAILELIKQGKKEKAEKILKKYASQREDLAELLFELYVQEGKLVQAYPLLKKYGDKIGKAKERAKVYQAVGEYQKAIEEFLKVGDFESLYNVAKIYHQLEKPDKALEYAQRAEKLVPYEKKEELENFITQLKKELGLIEEKKESILDKLRRGLQKTKEAVEFGVLFRGRKVDEEFFEELEEMLVKADVGVKTAVELTEKLRKEAIRKNIKEGEKIKELLKKELKELLKNCQGELKIPEKVGAVLLFVGVNGSGKTTTIGKLAHQLKQKGKKVLLVAGDTFRAAAIEQLEVWAKRAGVDIVKKEEGSDPGAVVYEGMKKAKEEGYEVVLVDTAGRLHTKEPLINELRKIKKVIQKFDKEEPSETLLVIDATTGQNAIQQAKVFKEAVDITGIVVTKLDGSAKGGAVVAICRELKIPIKLVGVGEGIDDLQPFDADAYVEALLE